A window from Choristoneura fumiferana chromosome 22, NRCan_CFum_1, whole genome shotgun sequence encodes these proteins:
- the LOC141440376 gene encoding uncharacterized protein isoform X1, with translation MKIYIVVFVFYVHVQKMSQVEIDYIDCGIDDSSDVKEGPVPDGVYPWLGILYYTYYGELGESRAVTTVALVQAEFVIAVSADIDPMPKNDFRSKARVLLGEGWEGRGRRVRNYVIHPEHGETRNTLALIQLRSPVRDSKILHLCPPPERLRQPIFYVVKFDDNYETLQKRVIPMEHVPAKMCQEFYVAAKLYERKMRPPHVTCAISLESMNPCVWEAGAALVARDIWGRWMLLGLGVRGPGCGAPSRYLDMASYFPWVRDSLDRFQRLTISKITDQQYVLRTAAWSARPGEKWSFTQRFGACDAEEKINLIYRDFFNMQTDSTDEHHYASYNMTIFDNVAYSCLTLELKNASATSYINVKHMCPRYSYGPACHTYRGTVFEIRVYMKFTASCWFELNAWGWHKNMTLIDIHEWKWEEGTYYEDFRMIPEEYIGPTYMTEFGFEPVDTKYWVPEYNVWQTSTPPPPKPSTTRKPDEIDDLTMHEGYYLHTTPETDIKVTKPPFKKKPTPGWETESDSDD, from the exons TGCAGAAAATGAGTCAAGTAGAGATAGACTATATCGACTGTGGAATCGACGATAGTAGCGACGTCAAAGAGGGCCCTGTGCCCGACGGGGTGTATCCTTGGCTCGGGATTCTGTACTACACATATT ACGGCGAGTTAGGCGAGAGCCGAGCGGTGACCACCGTGGCGTTGGTGCAAGCTGAATTCGTTATAGCAGTGTCGGCGGACATTGACCCCATGCCCAAAAATGATTTCAG GAGCAAGGCGCGCGTGTTGCTCGGCGAGGGGTGGGAGGGGCGCGGGCGACGCGTGCGCAACTACGTGATCCACCCCGAGCACGGGGAGACCCGGAACACGCTCGCGCTCATACAGCTGAGGAGCCCTGTAAGGGACT CTAAAATATTACACCTCTGTCCGCCGCCAGAACGACTGAGACAGCCTATATTTTACGTCGTGAAGTTTGATGACA ATTACGAAACTCTTCAGAAGCGAGTTATACCAATGGAGCATGTGCCGGCTAAGATGTGCCAGGAGTTCTATGTGGCGGCAAAG CTTTACGAAAGGAAGATGCGCCCACCGCACGTGACCTGCGCCATTTCTCTGGAGAGCATGAATCCTTGCGTGTGGGAGGCCGGTGCTGCTCTAGTGGCGCGCGATATTTGGGGCCGCTGGATGCTG TTAGGGCTCGGGGTCCGCGGGCCGGGCTGCGGCGCGCCCTCTCGCTACCTGGACATGGCCAGTTACTTCCCGTGGGTACGCGACAGCCTCGACAGGTTCCAGCGGCTCACCATCTCTAAGATCACGGACCAGCAGTATGTGTTACGGA CAGCTGCCTGGAGCGCGAGGCCGGGCGAGAAGTGGAGTTTCACGCAACGGTTCGGCGCGTGCGACGCCGAAGAAAAGATCAACCTCATATATAGGGACTTTTTTAATATGCAGACTGACTCCACTGACGAACATCACTACGCTTcttacaat ATGACGATATTCGACAACGTGGCGTATTCTTGTTTGACGCTGGAATTGAAGAACGCCTCAGCGACCTCCTATATAAACGTGAAACACATGTGTCCGAGATACAGCTACGGTCCGGCCTGCCATACTTACAGAG GCACGGTATTCGAGATACGAGTCTACATGAAATTCACGGCGAGCTGCTGGTTCGAACTGAACGCGTGGGGTTGGCACAAGAATATGACCCTCATCGACATCCACGAATGGAAGTGGGAGGAGGGCACTTACTACGAGGACTTCAGAATGATACCGGAAGAGTACATCGGGCCTACATACATGACAGAGTTCGGGTTCGAACCTGTAGATACCAAGTATTGGGTGCCGGAGTATAACGTTTGGCAGACTTCTACGCCGCCGCCGCCTAAACCTAGTACTACTAGGAAGCCGGATGAGATCGATG ATCTAACCATGCATGAGGGCTATTATCTCCATACGACGCCGGAAACGGACATCAAGGTCACCAAGCCGCCGTTCAAGAAGAAGCCCACGCCCGGATGGGAAACCGAGTCCGATTCCGATGACTAA
- the LOC141440337 gene encoding uncharacterized protein — MATEDFTTLSKLYHVVTDDLVSKALTDWFKEAMTFTHWKYVGETGKGDSYLSEVIRIKVFGKNKAGDTKHVQVVLKSIPRSVSRRLTFRSHDFFKNEIIFYETVLPALLKFQSSKNIPDPFLNYAKVFLLYCDGSNDIVCLEDASLESFGSAVRQEGINLEHCKLTFKVLAKFHALSFAMKDQEPEEFERISNAITEQYYDERIWDWYERIWKRFCSIAIDAVEKEYPNSIYLEKVKQFAVPDTYKACIKAVQTRKTGVISHGDCWTNNFLYKYEDGKPTDAKMIDFQLTRCATPVLDLVFSVYACTTQDMRLKYYDELLTYYYDVLSGQIKAYGSDPEKVYSRELFMEEVKKYSFFGLAFSFESTPFIVLAPEDAVDMKMEGDAKLNIDDVWQMQNFKTKEGRLREANNIKHCVDYGYI, encoded by the exons ATGGCCACAGAAGATTTCACCACTTTGAGCAAGCTATACCATGTCGTGACCGATGACTTAGTCAGCAAGGCTCTGACTGACTGGTTCAAGGAAGCCATGACCTTCACTCACTGGAAG TACGTCGGTGAAACAGGCAAAGGCGATTCCTATCTTAGCGAAGTGATCCGCATAAAAGTGTTCGGCAAAAACAAGGCTGGTGACACCAAACACGTCCAAGTAGTGCTCAAGAGCATACCGAGAAGCGTCTCTAGGAGACTCACCTTCCGTAGCCATGATTTCTTCAAGAATGAAATTATCTTCTACGAAACTGTGCTACCCGCTTTACTAAAGTTCCAATCAAGCAAGAACATACCAGACCCTTTCCTTAATTACGCTAAAGTTTTCTTACTTTATTGCGACGGAAGTAATGATATAGTTTGCTTAGAAGACGCGTCTCTTGAAAGCTTCGGAAGCGCTGTAAGGCAAGAGGGAATAAACCTTGAACACTGTAAACTAACCTTTAAAGTTCTGGCGAAATTCCACGCATTATCCTTCGCGATGAAAGATCAGGAGCCAGAGGAATTTGAGAGAATAAGCAATGCTATTACAGAACAGTATTACGATGAACGCATCTGGGATTGGTATGAGAGGATCTGGAAGCGTTTCTGCAGCATCGCCATAGATGCAGTGGAGAAAGAATATCCTAACTCTATTTACTTGGAGAAAGTGAAACAATTCGCTGTCCCAGATACCTACAAAGCTTGTATCAAAGCTGTCCAGACTCGTAAAACTGGGGTGATCTCGCACGGCGATTGTTGGACTAACAATTTCTTGTACAAATATGAAGATGGAAAACCAACTGATGCTAAAATGATTGACTTCCAACTGACGCGATGTGCGACTCCCGTTTTGGACTTGGTTTTTTCTGTATACGCGTGTACTACTCAAGATATGAGGTTGAAGTATTATGATGAGCTACTGACGTATTATTATGATGTATTATCAGGTCAGATTAAGGCATACGGCAGTGATCCTGAGAAGGTGTACTCAAGAGAGCTGTTCATGgaagaagtgaaaaagtattcGTTCTTTGGATTGGCGTTCAGTTTCGAATCTACGCCTTTCATTGTTTTGGCGCCGGAAGACGCTGTCGACATGAAAATGGAG GGTGACGCAAAGCTAAACATAGATGATGTCTGGCAAATGCAGAACTTCAAGACCAAAGAAGGGCGACTCAGGGAAGCCAACAACATCAAACACTGCGTCGACTATGGATACATATAA
- the LOC141440335 gene encoding uncharacterized protein isoform X2 encodes MGIYFCKRPETYPEPAISYDLLCSSLTKWFGEPATFAHVIYLDNLSTSYISEVIRWKVCASRPKGG; translated from the exons ATGGGTATCTACTTCTGCAAGAGACCTGAGACGTACCCGGAGCCTGCAATTTCTTACGATTTACTATGCAGTTCCCTCACCAAGTGGTTTGGTGAGCCAGCCACCTTCGCTCATGTCATA TATCTCGACAATCTGTCAACATCGTACATCAGCGAAGTAATTCGGTGGAAAGTCTGTGCATCACGTCCAAAAGG tggttGA
- the LOC141440376 gene encoding uncharacterized protein isoform X2 — MKIYIVVFVFYVHVQKMSQVEIDYIDCGIDDSSDVKEGPVPDGVYPWLGILYYTYYGELGESRAVTTVALVQAEFVIAVSADIDPMPKNDFRSKARVLLGEGWEGRGRRVRNYVIHPEHGETRNTLALIQLRSPVRDSKILHLCPPPERLRQPIFYVVKFDDNYETLQKRVIPMEHVPAKMCQEFYVAAKLYERKMRPPHVTCAISLESMNPCVWEAGAALVARDIWGRWMLLGLGVRGPGCGAPSRYLDMASYFPWVRDSLDRFQRLTISKITDQQYVLRTAWSARPGEKWSFTQRFGACDAEEKINLIYRDFFNMQTDSTDEHHYASYNMTIFDNVAYSCLTLELKNASATSYINVKHMCPRYSYGPACHTYRGTVFEIRVYMKFTASCWFELNAWGWHKNMTLIDIHEWKWEEGTYYEDFRMIPEEYIGPTYMTEFGFEPVDTKYWVPEYNVWQTSTPPPPKPSTTRKPDEIDDLTMHEGYYLHTTPETDIKVTKPPFKKKPTPGWETESDSDD, encoded by the exons TGCAGAAAATGAGTCAAGTAGAGATAGACTATATCGACTGTGGAATCGACGATAGTAGCGACGTCAAAGAGGGCCCTGTGCCCGACGGGGTGTATCCTTGGCTCGGGATTCTGTACTACACATATT ACGGCGAGTTAGGCGAGAGCCGAGCGGTGACCACCGTGGCGTTGGTGCAAGCTGAATTCGTTATAGCAGTGTCGGCGGACATTGACCCCATGCCCAAAAATGATTTCAG GAGCAAGGCGCGCGTGTTGCTCGGCGAGGGGTGGGAGGGGCGCGGGCGACGCGTGCGCAACTACGTGATCCACCCCGAGCACGGGGAGACCCGGAACACGCTCGCGCTCATACAGCTGAGGAGCCCTGTAAGGGACT CTAAAATATTACACCTCTGTCCGCCGCCAGAACGACTGAGACAGCCTATATTTTACGTCGTGAAGTTTGATGACA ATTACGAAACTCTTCAGAAGCGAGTTATACCAATGGAGCATGTGCCGGCTAAGATGTGCCAGGAGTTCTATGTGGCGGCAAAG CTTTACGAAAGGAAGATGCGCCCACCGCACGTGACCTGCGCCATTTCTCTGGAGAGCATGAATCCTTGCGTGTGGGAGGCCGGTGCTGCTCTAGTGGCGCGCGATATTTGGGGCCGCTGGATGCTG TTAGGGCTCGGGGTCCGCGGGCCGGGCTGCGGCGCGCCCTCTCGCTACCTGGACATGGCCAGTTACTTCCCGTGGGTACGCGACAGCCTCGACAGGTTCCAGCGGCTCACCATCTCTAAGATCACGGACCAGCAGTATGTGTTACGGA CTGCCTGGAGCGCGAGGCCGGGCGAGAAGTGGAGTTTCACGCAACGGTTCGGCGCGTGCGACGCCGAAGAAAAGATCAACCTCATATATAGGGACTTTTTTAATATGCAGACTGACTCCACTGACGAACATCACTACGCTTcttacaat ATGACGATATTCGACAACGTGGCGTATTCTTGTTTGACGCTGGAATTGAAGAACGCCTCAGCGACCTCCTATATAAACGTGAAACACATGTGTCCGAGATACAGCTACGGTCCGGCCTGCCATACTTACAGAG GCACGGTATTCGAGATACGAGTCTACATGAAATTCACGGCGAGCTGCTGGTTCGAACTGAACGCGTGGGGTTGGCACAAGAATATGACCCTCATCGACATCCACGAATGGAAGTGGGAGGAGGGCACTTACTACGAGGACTTCAGAATGATACCGGAAGAGTACATCGGGCCTACATACATGACAGAGTTCGGGTTCGAACCTGTAGATACCAAGTATTGGGTGCCGGAGTATAACGTTTGGCAGACTTCTACGCCGCCGCCGCCTAAACCTAGTACTACTAGGAAGCCGGATGAGATCGATG ATCTAACCATGCATGAGGGCTATTATCTCCATACGACGCCGGAAACGGACATCAAGGTCACCAAGCCGCCGTTCAAGAAGAAGCCCACGCCCGGATGGGAAACCGAGTCCGATTCCGATGACTAA
- the LOC141440335 gene encoding uncharacterized protein isoform X1 — MGIYFCKRPETYPEPAISYDLLCSSLTKWFGEPATFAHVIYLDNLSTSYISEVIRWKVCASRPKGYEYVELVLKTYPRNKSRGLSFRSDVFFKNEIAFYENILPALLKFHSSRATKPFNNHLRLFLSVCDGKQDSLVFANEHIQGFESPKKKLDLKHAKLVLVTLAKFHAISFAMKEQSCEEFERICNGITETYYDGSNWSCYKRLWSKIWSVAKDAVEKEYPNTKYIELINKFAVQSRFKDLVKAVNDKNNCVIQHGDCSVSNYMFKYEGEMPVDVKMMDFQQTRCASPVLDVVSVLYTNTDLLQYEEELLKNYHETLAIEIENLGSNPNMYNWDTFINEVCKYSYFGLAVSFENTTTTLTAEDITNRQVALGWLTETKIRNIADIHEVENLENKQMLDLAKNFVHCVDKGYITESLLQSYMFFW, encoded by the exons ATGGGTATCTACTTCTGCAAGAGACCTGAGACGTACCCGGAGCCTGCAATTTCTTACGATTTACTATGCAGTTCCCTCACCAAGTGGTTTGGTGAGCCAGCCACCTTCGCTCATGTCATA TATCTCGACAATCTGTCAACATCGTACATCAGCGAAGTAATTCGGTGGAAAGTCTGTGCATCACGTCCAAAAGGGTATGAATACGTAGAATTAGTTCTCAAAACATACCCGAGAAATAAATCAAGAGGCCTCAGCTTTCGAAGCGACGTGTTTTTCAAAAACGAAATCGCATTCTACGAGAATATCTTGCCAGCATTGCTAAAGTTTCACAGTTCGAGAGCAACAAAGCCTTTTAACAATCATCTTAGACTCTTTTTATCAGTCTGTGATGGAAAGCAGGACTCTCTAGTATTTGCCAACGAACATATACAAGGGTTTGAGAGTCCaaaaaagaaattagacctaaaacATGCGAAATTAGTCTTAGTGACTCTAGCGAAATTTCACGCAATATCCTTTGCTATGAAAGAACAAAGTTGTGAAGAATTCGAAAGAATATGCAATGGGATTACTGAAACTTATTATGACGGTAGTAACTGGAGTTGCTACAAAAGGTTATGGTCTAAAATCTGGTCAGTAGCCAAAGATGCTGTCGAGAAAGAATATcctaatacaaaatatattgaaCTAATAAACAAATTTGCTGTTCAAAGTAGATTTAAAGATTTAGTAAAAGCTGTAAACGATAAAAATAACTGTGTGATTCAGCACGGTGATTGCAGCGTTAGTAATTACATGTTCAAATATGAAGGAGAAATGCCTGTTGATGTTAAAATGATGGATTTTCAACAAACTAGGTGCGCTAGTCCTGTACTCGACGTTGTAAGTGTGCTGTACACCAACACAGATTTGCTTCAATACGAAGAAGAACTATTGAAAAATTATCACGAAACATTGgctatagaaatagaaaatctCGGCAGTAATCCTAACATGTACAATTGGGATACTTTTATAAATGAAGTGTGTAAATATTCGTACTTCGGTCTAGCGGTTAGCTTTGAAAACACTACAACCACGCTGACAGCGGAAGATATAACGAATAGACAAGTGGCATTAGGG tggttGACGGAGACCAAAATCAGAAACATAGCTGACATTCATGAAGTGGAGAATTTGGAAAACAAACAGATGCTTGATTTGGCGAAGAACTTCGTACACTGCGTCGACAAAGGTTACATCACAGAATCACTGTTACAAAGTTACATGTTCTTCTGGTGa